The genome window AACCACCCCGGCATCGTCACCATCTACGACTTCGAGGCCGGGTTCGACGGCTACTTCATCACCATGGAGTACGTGCCCGGCGAGGCGCTCGACTCGGTGGCGCGGGCGCAGCCCGAGCGCATCCGCGGCCACCTGATCCCGATCCTGGTCCGGCTGGCCGACGCCGTCGCCTATGCCCACCGCCACCACGTCGTCCACCGCGACCTCAAGCCCGGCAACATTCTCCTCACTCCGAGCCAGGAGGTGAAGATCCTCGACTTCGGGATCGCGGCCCGGCTCGACACCGGCGCCACGGCGGGCCCGGCGGTGTGCGGCACGCCGTACTACATGGCCCCCGAGCAGATCCGCGGGCAGGACACGACGCCGGCGACCGACATCTACTCCCTCGGCGCCACCTGCTTCCACCTGGCGACCGGCCGTCCGCCGTTCCACGAGGGCAACGTCATCGAGGCCCAGCTCAGAGACCAGCCGCCCGACCCCGACGCGCTGGTGCGCGACCTCCCGGCGGGTCTCGGGCCGATCATCCTGCGCTGCCTCGAGAAGGACCCGGCGCGGCGCTTCCGCTCGGCCGAGGAGCTGCGTGAGGCGCTGATCGGGATCAGCCAGCAAGCACCGCCCGGGGGTCATGCCACGTGACCAGCGTGCGCGCCCTGTGGCGGCGGCCCGACGTCCGCTTCCTGGTGCTGTTCCTCGGCATCCTCCTGGTGGCGTTCACGACGATTGCCTTCCAGAAGGTGAACGACGCGGTGGTGAACCCTTACACCGGGTTCGTGGCCCGGCTGTCGGGCGCGGTGCTCGGGCTGATCGGCGAGGACATCACCGTGACCGGCTGCGAGCTGCGGTCGCCCCGGTTCGCGGTCACCATCTACAACGGCTGCAACGGGCTGATCACCAGCCTGATCTTCGTCTCCGGGGTCCTCGCCTTCCCCGCGTCGTGGCGGGCCAAGGCGGTCGGCGTGATCGCCGGCCTGCTCGCGATCCAGGCGCTCAACCTGGTCCGGATCGTCTCCCTGTACTACATCGGCGTCTTCCTGCCGGACTACTTCGACGAGTCCCATATCCTGATCGGGCAGTCGCTGGTCATCCTCGCGGGAGTCGGCCTCTGGATCGTGTGGGCGAGATCGGCCGCCGCCGCGAGCAGGGCCGCCCGGTGACGGCGCGAGCCGACCCCGCCGACCACCGTCGATTCGTGCGCAGGTTGGCGATCGCGGCGGTGATCGCGCTGGTGGTGTGGGTCTTGATCCGGCCGGCGATCGACGGAGCGGTGACCTCCTTCGCGCAGCTGCTGATCCGGGCCTACGAGCACCCCAAGGTGACCCGCCTGGTCGTTGTCGACCACCGCGCCGAGGTCCGGCGTGCCGACCTGCGCAGCGACTCGGCCCTGCCGACCATCGCCCTCACCGAGATTCACTTCAACACCATCGTCCTGCTCGCCCTCTATCTTGCCCTGCACCGGCCGTGGTCGAGAAAGCAGATCGAGCGGCTGGTGATGGGCTGGTCGACGCTCTACCTGAGCCAGACCCTGAACCTGCTGCTCCACGTCAAGTTCCTCTACGCCTCGGCGTACGGCGCGTGGAGCCTGCAGCACTACTCCACGGTGGCGCGCAACGTCTACGGCTTCCTGCAGTACGCCACCGACCTGCCCGCACGGTTCGCGCTGCCGTTCGCGATCTGGCTCGGCTTCAACTGGGACCAGGTGATGCCGATCGTCGGGCTGATGGCGGAACCCCCGCGCGACGCCAGGGGCCGGACCGGAAAGCCCCACCGCGGACGCACGAAATAGTCGACCAGCGCAGCGAGCTCCGGAACCGCCCCGTTGGGCGAAGTGGGTTGGCACCCAGGAGAGCGACCTCTGCTGCGAGGGAAGGGAGGCGCACGAAGTCGGGGATGAAGAGCGCCGATCGTCGATCGGTGTTCCCCAATCGCCCGCCGCTCGCCCATCCCGGGTTCTTTGTCAACTCAACACAAGAAGGAGTTCGTGCCGAAGTGGCCGTCAGCGTGCACATCCGGTCCACCTCGACCGCTGGGAAGGCCAATTCGGTACGAACTCCTACCGGCTGCGGCGCAGGTGGCGGTAGTCCGGCAGCCCGTACTCCTTGATCTTGGCGATCAGCGCGCCCCGGGACAGGTTGAGCATGCGCGCCGCCTTGCTCTGGTTGCCGAGGGTCCGCCGCAGCACGCGGTCGATGATCATCCGCTCCACTCCCGGCACGACCAGCTTGAGGTCGTCCTGGACCACCAGGGCGGCGATGCTCGGCTCGTCCGCGACCTGCCCGCCGGGCTCGGCGCGGAAGAACACCGTCGCCGGCACCGTGCCGCGCACCATCTCGCCCTCCGGTGTCGCTGACACGAGGCGGCGGAGCTCTCCGAGAAGCTCCGTCATCTCGCCCTCGAAGGGATGGTTGAGCAGCGAGTTCAACGTCTCCAGCTCGATGCCCCGGATCTCCTTGTCCTGCTCGGCGCCCACCGCCTCCAGTAGCCGCACCACCAGCAGCGGCAGGTCCTCCCGGCGTTGGTTGAGCGCCGGAATGCGCATGATGTGCCGCTGGAAGAGGTTGTAGAGCGTCGAGTCAAGGACGCCGTCGTTGACGAGCGCCATGCAGTCCGGCTCCGTGGTCGCGATCCACCGCACGGCCGGCCCGTAACCGGTCTCGACGTCGTGCGACATCGCCGCCGCCAGCTCGCGCTGGGTCCCGGGCGCCAGCAGATGAATGTCGCGGATCACGACCAGCGAGCCCTTTGCGCGGTCGGCGAGGGTGGCGCCGCCGCCGCCCTCCGACGGGGGGCCGAAGAGGTCGAGCCGGAAGGCGTCGTCCTCGCCCTTCTTGACCTGGATCGCCTGCAGCGGCAGCGCGCCGGTGGGATGGATGGAGGCGATCAGGGTCGCCACCGCCGTTCGCCCCGAGCCGGGGCGGCCGCAGAGCAGGACCGGGAACGTGGATCGCGCTGCCTGGATCACCGACTCTCGCAGCACCCGGACCGCCGGCGAGGTCCCGGGCAGGTGGTCCTCGACCGTCTTCCTGGTGGCGTCCTCCCACGCCCCGTAGAGCGAGCTCGACGCCTCCACCCGCTCCCAGTGGACCGCCAGCATCCGAGCGAGCTCGGCGAGCAGGACCTGGTCGTTCTCGAGGTCCTGGTCCAGGGACTCCACGATCAGGTAGGCCTGCGACTCGAGAGCGCTGCGCGACACCGGGTAGATCACGAGCTGGCGGCCGCCGAGCCGCAGCACCGCGTAGCGGCCGCTCGCTGCGAGCTCTTCGAAGGTGCGCGCCGGCAGCCTCGGGACCTCCCCGGTCCACTGCGAGACGATCGGCTGGAACCGGCCGTCCTCGTCGAGCCACGCCAGCATGGCCTGCCGGCCTTCGAAGAAGTTGCCGAGGAAGGTGCGCAGCGAGGGCACCAGGTCGGACCGGACACCGGCGCGGAAGATCTCGACCATGTGCTGGCGCGCCTCGGCCAGCCGGTTCGGCTCGGAGTAGAGAACGACCTCGGACCGGGCGCGGGACGGCCGCGCCGGTTCCGGCGCTGAGGCACCGGCAGCGTCGGCGGAACCGGCGGCATCATCCGGGCGCTCGTCGCCGACCAGCTCGATCTCCGGCTCCTCCTCGCCGACGCCCTTGAAGATGAGGGTGGCGGTCCCGATCCTGATCCGGTCGCCGACCCGGAGCACGCCGCGCGAGCGGCGCTCGCCGTTGAGCACGACGACCTGCCGCGGCTGCGCCAGGAAGGTGAAGACGCTGTCGTTGCGCTGGATCACGAGGTGGCGCGGCGCGACCCCGGGCGACCTGAGGACGACGTCGTTCTGGCTCGAGGCGCCGATCGAGATCACCTGCTTCGCGAGCTGGTAGGTCAGCTCCGAGCCGCCGTTGCCTTCGATCGCGAGTGTCACCATTTGAACACCCCCTGACCGGCGCAGTTGGTCACTCCTGCCACACCGATCGGCGTGCGAGTGGTCTCGAACCCGTCAACTGCTTCCGATCGGACACCACCGGTCGTGCGTCCCACAGATGGTCCGCGCACGTCGCGCCTCCGAAGCCACTGGGATAGAACGCACCAGGACAACAGGATATCCGGATGGAAGCAGCCTGTCAACGGATCGAACAGCAGTGCTCACAACTGGTTCCAACACGTCCGCCCCGGCGCCAC of Thermoanaerobaculales bacterium contains these proteins:
- the xrtH gene encoding exosortase H encodes the protein MTSVRALWRRPDVRFLVLFLGILLVAFTTIAFQKVNDAVVNPYTGFVARLSGAVLGLIGEDITVTGCELRSPRFAVTIYNGCNGLITSLIFVSGVLAFPASWRAKAVGVIAGLLAIQALNLVRIVSLYYIGVFLPDYFDESHILIGQSLVILAGVGLWIVWARSAAAASRAAR
- a CDS encoding helix-turn-helix domain-containing protein, whose translation is MVTLAIEGNGGSELTYQLAKQVISIGASSQNDVVLRSPGVAPRHLVIQRNDSVFTFLAQPRQVVVLNGERRSRGVLRVGDRIRIGTATLIFKGVGEEEPEIELVGDERPDDAAGSADAAGASAPEPARPSRARSEVVLYSEPNRLAEARQHMVEIFRAGVRSDLVPSLRTFLGNFFEGRQAMLAWLDEDGRFQPIVSQWTGEVPRLPARTFEELAASGRYAVLRLGGRQLVIYPVSRSALESQAYLIVESLDQDLENDQVLLAELARMLAVHWERVEASSSLYGAWEDATRKTVEDHLPGTSPAVRVLRESVIQAARSTFPVLLCGRPGSGRTAVATLIASIHPTGALPLQAIQVKKGEDDAFRLDLFGPPSEGGGGATLADRAKGSLVVIRDIHLLAPGTQRELAAAMSHDVETGYGPAVRWIATTEPDCMALVNDGVLDSTLYNLFQRHIMRIPALNQRREDLPLLVVRLLEAVGAEQDKEIRGIELETLNSLLNHPFEGEMTELLGELRRLVSATPEGEMVRGTVPATVFFRAEPGGQVADEPSIAALVVQDDLKLVVPGVERMIIDRVLRRTLGNQSKAARMLNLSRGALIAKIKEYGLPDYRHLRRSR